The following proteins come from a genomic window of Terriglobia bacterium:
- a CDS encoding nucleotidyltransferase family protein — translation MPTGTDSRGVPAPLAAELRRLGERYGIRNIRVFGSFARGEASSDSDLDLLVDYVPGQRGFAFVRFCEEAEDLLGRDVDVATVGSLHPMIRDSVLAEAIPL, via the coding sequence ATGCCGACGGGAACGGATTCACGCGGGGTGCCCGCGCCACTGGCGGCGGAACTGCGCAGGCTCGGGGAGCGGTACGGGATACGCAACATCCGTGTCTTCGGATCGTTCGCGAGAGGAGAGGCAAGCAGCGACAGCGACCTCGACCTGCTCGTGGACTACGTGCCGGGACAACGCGGTTTTGCGTTTGTCCGGTTCTGCGAGGAGGCCGAGGACCTTCTGGGGCGAGACGTGGACGTGGCGACCGTCGGGAGCCTGCACCCGATGATCCGGGACAGCGTTCTTGCCGAGGCGATCCCGCTGTGA